A part of Prolixibacteraceae bacterium genomic DNA contains:
- a CDS encoding HNH endonuclease, protein MKKHTKIYMNHFDYGEQDYIGCEWCGRPAADVHHLEARGMGGSKDKDYIENLMGLCRFCHDKAHEHRSFNDKLKHKHQYILKRYKEYPRYQMFPQELIKSSLSWNSAEKIFPERRGVYMKGLV, encoded by the coding sequence ATGAAGAAGCACACTAAGATTTATATGAATCACTTCGACTATGGAGAGCAGGATTATATCGGATGTGAGTGGTGTGGAAGACCTGCAGCCGATGTTCATCACTTAGAAGCTCGTGGAATGGGTGGATCTAAAGACAAAGATTACATTGAAAACCTTATGGGATTGTGTCGTTTTTGCCACGATAAAGCACATGAACACCGCTCTTTCAACGATAAACTAAAGCATAAGCACCAGTATATTTTGAAGAGGTACAAAGAGTATCCAAGATACCAGATGTTCCCTCAAGAGTTGATTAAATCCTCATTGTCCTGGAATTCAGCAGAAAAGATATTTCCAGAACGTAGGGGGGTATACATGAAAGGATTGGTCTAA
- a CDS encoding DUF4494 domain-containing protein, which produces MVELFETKVRYEMVDEKGHTKKALDSYVIDAMNFSDVECFISRYLSERALDKEMISVRAIRRINISMFVRSEHDVWFKAKIRLQEEKKTYHHNVLVQAKDLTDAYDQLEEALERDYPDVCFAIVSVQKTVIVDALHSTPEEQRPTLFDKVEVSYNCMTVVK; this is translated from the coding sequence ATGGTAGAGTTATTTGAGACAAAGGTCCGCTATGAAATGGTGGACGAAAAAGGACACACAAAGAAGGCTTTAGACTCTTATGTTATCGACGCCATGAACTTTAGTGATGTGGAGTGTTTTATCTCACGCTATCTAAGTGAAAGAGCTCTGGATAAAGAGATGATCTCAGTAAGAGCCATTCGACGTATCAATATTTCAATGTTTGTAAGATCAGAACATGACGTATGGTTCAAAGCGAAAATTCGTCTCCAGGAAGAGAAAAAGACCTACCACCATAATGTCCTGGTACAGGCCAAAGATTTAACCGATGCATACGATCAGTTGGAAGAAGCATTAGAACGTGACTATCCAGATGTTTGCTTCGCTATTGTTTCCGTACAAAAGACGGTGATTGTAGATGCTTTACACTCTACTCCAGAAGAACAAAGACCCACATTATTTGATAAAGTTGAAGTAAGTTATAATTGTATGACGGTTGTAAAATAG
- a CDS encoding phage portal protein, which yields MSFFSGFTNIFSGAKRAVNYVVGADVQKIEENGVTDDPSRISTVFTCHSRLSEHFSRMPILIKKEEGSADVEDRNHRLFYLLRYAPNPLQNAQQFWSTIEYHRNQYGNGYAQVFRDKNSSYPTEIKIIHPLQIIEARIVKNGIIYKIQKENDSRSYTVHSNNILHFRGLSEDGLFGLSPLIALQKETRINERASSTIDNFYKNNATSPMALESELPGQLSGPAAKMIKEGKDEFKSNFTGPQNAGKIIHLPPHTKITKLAMQFADAQLLGTLKYTREEIAAAYGVPMYMIDGSAEKLDIEQMTLNFATNTMGPIAKIYKSEIERKLLTKKEIINGTHIEFDSSVLLEMDYTKKVRAVKEQVVNGLLTPEEGAKRLGNRPVSSKWAQYHYVQAQYIPLELYEQYNPLLKDKSKIKE from the coding sequence ATGAGTTTTTTTAGTGGATTTACAAATATTTTCTCTGGAGCGAAACGTGCCGTTAACTATGTAGTGGGCGCAGATGTACAAAAGATTGAAGAGAATGGGGTGACAGATGATCCCAGTAGAATAAGTACGGTGTTCACTTGCCATAGTCGCCTTAGTGAACACTTCTCCAGGATGCCTATTCTCATCAAGAAAGAAGAAGGAAGTGCAGACGTGGAAGATCGAAACCACCGCCTTTTTTACCTCCTTCGATATGCGCCCAACCCTTTGCAGAATGCCCAACAGTTTTGGTCTACCATTGAATACCATCGTAACCAATACGGCAATGGGTACGCTCAAGTATTTAGAGATAAGAACTCCTCCTATCCCACGGAGATAAAGATCATTCATCCGTTACAGATTATTGAAGCTCGTATCGTGAAAAATGGAATTATCTACAAGATACAAAAAGAGAATGATAGTCGTAGTTATACGGTTCATTCGAACAATATACTCCACTTTAGAGGATTGTCGGAAGATGGATTGTTTGGTCTTTCACCATTGATTGCCTTGCAGAAAGAGACACGAATCAATGAGAGAGCGTCATCCACTATTGACAACTTTTACAAGAACAATGCGACCTCTCCCATGGCTTTAGAGAGTGAACTACCTGGACAACTTTCGGGACCAGCTGCAAAGATGATTAAAGAGGGGAAAGACGAATTCAAATCAAACTTTACAGGGCCACAAAATGCAGGAAAGATAATTCATCTACCACCACATACCAAGATCACTAAATTGGCTATGCAGTTTGCAGATGCTCAACTTTTAGGAACGCTTAAGTATACCCGTGAAGAGATTGCTGCAGCTTATGGGGTTCCCATGTATATGATTGATGGAAGTGCGGAAAAACTGGATATCGAACAGATGACTTTAAACTTTGCCACCAACACCATGGGGCCGATTGCAAAGATCTATAAGAGTGAAATTGAAAGAAAGCTTTTAACAAAGAAAGAGATCATCAATGGCACTCATATCGAGTTTGATAGTTCTGTCCTTTTAGAGATGGACTATACGAAAAAAGTAAGGGCTGTAAAAGAACAAGTGGTTAATGGATTATTGACTCCAGAAGAGGGGGCCAAAAGGCTAGGAAATAGACCTGTTTCGTCAAAATGGGCTCAATATCATTATGTACAGGCTCAATATATCCCACTGGAACTTTACGAGCAGTACAACCCTTTATTGAAAGACAAATCCAAAATCAAAGAATAA
- a CDS encoding helix-turn-helix domain-containing protein: MHTIPVSEKKVTTIFCDINTKKWLSLEEAITYLGFGSKDLFRRWRENGVLTYYKLGKRIVYKRADIDKYIESCRIIAFNQ; encoded by the coding sequence ATGCATACAATACCAGTTTCAGAAAAAAAAGTCACTACTATTTTTTGTGATATCAATACAAAGAAATGGTTAAGCCTAGAAGAGGCAATTACCTATTTAGGTTTTGGGAGTAAAGATCTTTTCAGAAGATGGAGAGAAAATGGTGTTCTCACTTACTACAAACTTGGAAAACGAATCGTCTACAAACGTGCAGACATTGACAAATATATCGAGAGTTGTCGAATCATTGCTTTTAACCAATAA
- a CDS encoding P27 family phage terminase small subunit yields MSLRKQEILQLFNELGIEVQKHEFHINRMVKRFSSYKRILKKANRYMVEDDMLIESLVMCEALRDRTYWKMVIEGETVFVDKNQTIKQKNHLASIYNDQIKHINLISKKLGLSPFDRNELKIEQEHDDGFND; encoded by the coding sequence ATGTCATTACGCAAACAAGAGATATTACAGCTATTTAATGAGCTAGGAATCGAGGTTCAAAAACATGAATTCCATATCAATAGAATGGTGAAGAGGTTCTCCAGTTATAAGCGAATTCTTAAAAAGGCCAATCGCTATATGGTGGAGGATGACATGTTAATCGAATCTTTGGTTATGTGTGAAGCGTTGAGGGATCGGACATACTGGAAGATGGTCATTGAGGGGGAAACGGTCTTTGTCGACAAGAACCAAACGATCAAACAGAAGAATCATCTAGCATCAATATACAATGATCAGATCAAACACATTAACCTTATATCTAAAAAACTTGGGTTAAGTCCTTTTGATAGGAACGAACTAAAAATAGAGCAGGAACACGACGATGGCTTTAACGATTGA
- a CDS encoding HK97 family phage prohead protease — protein sequence MDKYTLKRNIKERIQVRSEEGENGERYIEGYASIFNHRSKLLREWGDVFYEEIAPGAFDNILQDTGLNCLATVDHCRSKMLGRTISGTLELSVDEKGLKYRIKVPNTTLGNDIYEMVSRGDYYESSFIFSIAEKGITVDRSEEIEVRKVTDILKLWDISIVIDGAYADTQVNARSKEFQFEQEGKQRKTSSILLKQRKREVEFLKLFSNEN from the coding sequence ATGGACAAGTATACACTAAAGCGCAACATCAAAGAACGTATCCAGGTACGATCTGAGGAGGGCGAAAACGGGGAAAGATATATCGAAGGGTATGCCTCTATTTTCAATCATCGTTCCAAGCTACTCCGAGAATGGGGGGACGTGTTTTATGAAGAGATTGCCCCTGGAGCTTTCGACAATATTCTTCAAGATACTGGACTAAACTGTTTGGCCACTGTAGATCATTGTCGAAGTAAGATGTTAGGAAGAACAATATCTGGAACCTTAGAACTTAGTGTGGATGAAAAGGGATTGAAATATCGTATCAAAGTACCGAACACCACACTAGGAAATGATATTTATGAGATGGTCTCCAGAGGGGATTATTACGAAAGTTCGTTCATCTTCTCTATTGCAGAAAAAGGGATAACGGTAGATCGTAGCGAAGAGATTGAAGTAAGAAAGGTGACAGATATCTTAAAGTTATGGGATATCTCCATTGTCATTGATGGAGCCTATGCAGACACCCAAGTAAATGCACGTTCTAAAGAGTTCCAGTTTGAGCAGGAAGGAAAACAACGAAAAACCTCCTCTATATTATTAAAACAACGAAAAAGAGAAGTAGAATTTCTTAAACTATTTAGCAATGAAAATTGA
- a CDS encoding HNH endonuclease, translating into MYDGCKIELALDSKKGFASLDSIGSHSELTGEVLPLPSTAKEQGCYFIKQPNKYHNTKHYFQGSLHKYHNGGFQNHDDFSIDKVKATIDDITDRYKVDPTKSKIINLEFGVNILLPPGMNAQSFQKYLVSISNRGFDKLNRRNVRIGYIAEFSEFNLKIYDKGLQGMTGEKNRLRVEIKVMRTRWLDQFGIIKSGDDLVLSDLLNPYNISILGEVLVNKVQLLVLLPRDIDTKQLTPKERLTYVECRDARSWEDWDSKTRTRKKSQLDKIFQKVGQKNPVETLSQLIRTKWGELSTVCDDSLSTLEIDQCEVEDHSKQEPSTNSTEIIQNGNKGDKKATISNIDEVGYRTFLLTVLIYTDCIYFIEQRIRGPPGCSCHPPIFLKEVMKHSEEPIWCKMYREKYIKPKQKERQKRGWTKESQQGFYVSKAWRTLRNAFIQEHPICVRCEKRGIVREGNVVDHIIPVCDDASLSLDWNNLQTLCHWHHRHKTGEDQRHRNRSKLIKSGKQIMEELKQR; encoded by the coding sequence TTGTATGACGGTTGTAAAATAGAACTGGCCCTAGATTCAAAGAAAGGGTTTGCCTCACTTGATAGTATCGGATCACATTCCGAGCTAACGGGTGAGGTATTGCCACTTCCAAGCACTGCAAAGGAACAAGGATGCTATTTCATCAAACAACCGAATAAGTACCACAATACAAAACACTACTTTCAAGGAAGCCTCCACAAGTACCATAATGGAGGTTTCCAGAATCACGATGATTTCTCTATTGATAAAGTTAAGGCTACCATTGACGATATAACCGATCGTTACAAGGTAGACCCAACCAAGAGTAAGATCATAAACCTTGAGTTTGGGGTAAACATATTACTCCCTCCTGGAATGAACGCCCAGAGCTTTCAAAAGTACCTGGTAAGCATAAGCAATAGAGGATTTGATAAACTGAACCGTCGTAATGTACGTATTGGGTACATTGCCGAATTCAGCGAGTTTAATCTTAAGATCTACGACAAAGGATTACAAGGGATGACGGGAGAAAAGAACCGTTTACGTGTAGAGATTAAGGTCATGCGAACCCGTTGGTTAGATCAGTTTGGCATTATCAAATCAGGTGACGACCTGGTTTTATCAGATCTTTTAAATCCATATAACATCTCGATACTCGGAGAGGTATTAGTAAATAAAGTTCAATTGCTCGTACTACTACCCCGTGATATCGATACCAAACAGTTAACACCAAAAGAGCGATTAACCTACGTAGAATGTAGAGATGCCCGAAGTTGGGAGGATTGGGACAGCAAGACTCGGACAAGAAAGAAAAGTCAACTAGATAAGATATTTCAAAAGGTAGGACAAAAGAATCCAGTAGAGACACTCTCCCAATTAATTCGCACAAAATGGGGTGAGTTATCTACTGTGTGCGATGATTCTTTGTCCACCTTAGAGATAGATCAATGCGAAGTAGAGGATCACTCCAAACAAGAGCCTTCTACTAACAGCACTGAAATAATACAGAATGGTAACAAAGGTGATAAAAAAGCCACTATTTCCAATATAGATGAAGTGGGATATCGTACCTTTTTACTAACTGTTCTTATCTATACGGATTGTATTTACTTCATAGAACAACGTATTCGTGGCCCTCCTGGTTGTTCCTGTCATCCTCCTATATTCTTAAAAGAGGTTATGAAACATAGTGAAGAGCCTATCTGGTGCAAGATGTATAGAGAGAAATATATTAAGCCCAAACAGAAAGAGAGACAGAAGAGAGGATGGACCAAAGAGAGCCAACAAGGGTTTTACGTATCGAAGGCATGGCGTACACTTCGTAATGCTTTTATCCAGGAACACCCTATATGTGTACGTTGTGAGAAGCGTGGTATTGTAAGAGAAGGGAATGTGGTAGATCATATTATCCCTGTATGTGATGACGCTTCGTTATCCTTAGATTGGAATAACCTACAGACGCTTTGTCATTGGCACCACAGACATAAGACTGGAGAAGACCAACGCCACCGTAATAGATCGAAACTAATCAAGAGTGGTAAGCAGATCATGGAAGAGTTAAAGCAGCGTTGA